A region of the Bacteroidota bacterium genome:
GACTCCCTTGTAGACGTTCGCACGAAGGTCGCTCTGCACGGCCGCGTCGTCGAGCAGCTCTTTCACCGCCCCGAGCGTCTCTTCTTCCGTCGCCTGCGCAAACGTCATCTGAAAGCGGATCAAGAGTCTCAGCCGGTTCACCGTCGGGTGGCCGCTTCCGGGAGAACCCTCAGCATGGATGCCTTCACCGAGAAGAGGATGAATCTCCGCCTCAAGCTTAAGCCTCTCGAAGATCGAAGAGCTCTCCAACGGAATAATCTCCGGAGAGATCACTCTCCCGAGCCCGCTTGTCACCAGCCACGCGAAAAGAAGCGCAAGATCTTCCGGCGTCTCTATCAGACGCAACGGGTCGGGTGAGAGCTTTTTCCCCGACTTTTTTCGCGATTTCCCGCCTTTCCCTGCCTCTTCCGTCGCCGGCCCGGCAAGAATCTCCAGGGATTCGAGACGTTTCCCCAGCTCCGTGAGCGCCTCCGCTTCACCCAGCGCGTCGCCCAGAAACCGGGTGGCGACCCCTAGAAACGAAGCGTAGGCCGCAAGGAGCGCCTCTCTTCCTTCGGTGGATCCCGGCCCCATTCCTTGCCCCGAGCAAAGAGCCCTGAGCCATGCAAGGTTGCCCTCGCCGACGAGCAGGGAGAATGCGTCATGCACCGGCCTCAGACGCATATCCAGGAACGAACCCTCGAGGTCCGGAACTCCCCTTCCATCGAGCTCCGCCGCGAGAACGCCATATTCGCCCCGGTGGTCCTCAACCCTTCTGAAATCCATGAAGACCTGATATTGAAACGCGCCGAGGCGGACGAACAAGCCGTGATCGCGCAACTCCCTTCCCGACCGGATGTATTCCAGGCCTGATTTTCGGTCCTTGAAGAGATAAAACACCCCGGACTCTGTATCGAGCGCGAGCCCTTCGGCAAGGTTCCTGGTCTCGAGTCTCTTCCCGGACTCCTGTTCCGAAGATTCGACCTTCGGGACCGCGGTCCTGATCCAACCCGCCGCCTCCTCATATTTGTTGTGATAGCAGATCAGGGCACGATCCCCCCCGTCCATATTCGAGTACGCGAAGACATTTTCATTCACTCCGCCCCCGGCACCCGTAAAATCGTAGAGCTCAAAATTCACGACATGGCTGAAGAGACGGCGGTTGCGCATGAGCGGGAAGAGCTCGCGCTCGTGCCTGCGGACGAGGTCCTCGTCCGGAGTCTCGTCGTAGTAGGCGCGTTTGTACTCCATCCCGTACTTTTCCTTGAACCCCTCGATCTGGCCGTGCGCGAGCATCGGAAGACCGGGGAGGGTGAGCATCATGACCGCGACTCCGAAATACTTGTCGTCCCGGCCGAACTGTTCGATGGCGGTCTCCTCGTCGGGGTTGCTCATGAAATTCACGTAACGTTTGAGGATCTCGGGATTGAATGCGAGCGTATTTTTGATCAGCGCGCGGTATTTCGCATTCTCCTCGCCCATCAGCATGTGCATGAACGCACTATTATAGACCCGGTGCATGCCCAACGTCCGGACAAAATACCCTTCCAGAAGCCAGAAGGCCTCGGCGAGAAGGAGCGTCTCCGGCATCTCGGCGTTAATCCGGTCGACCACCTCCCTCCAGAATTCGACGGGAAACATCCGGTCGAACTCCTCCTTCGTCATCGCGTGGTCGGACCGGGACGGGATGTCTCCCCCCGAACCGGGCTGCGGATACCAGAGGCGCTGGAAATGCTGCCTGGTGAGCGTCATCGCGGCGTCGAACCGGATGATCGAAAACTTCCGCGCGACGTGCAGGATGGTGCGGATGACTTCTTCCCGCACGTGCGACTTCAAGAAATCGAGTTGCGCGGTGTCGTTCCACGGCATGTTTGTGCCGTCGTTGCCGTGATAGACGTACCGCGTTTGCCCCGACCGCGTATCGACCCGCCGGAAGACCACCGCGGCGTCCCTTCTCGTCCAATACCCGTCCTCGATGCGGATGTCGACACCGGAATGTTCGGAAAGATTCGAGCCGCTGAACCGGTAATTCGGGAAGGGGCTCTCTTCCGACTGGATAAAATAGTCAGGGTGCTCGATCATCCACCTGGAATAGATCCCCATATGGTTGGGGACCATATCCCCCGCCATGCGGATCCCGCGCTGCCATGCCCGGTGGCGTAGGTTGAGAAAGGCCTCCTCTCCCCCGAGTTCGGCCGCTATCTCATAATCGTAGACCGAGTATGCCGACGCAACGGCTTCGGGATTTCCGGTCATCTGTTTGATTTTTTGCGAGGCGGAGCTCCGCTCCCAGATCCCGATCAGCCAGAGCCCGGTGATGTTCCACCTCGCCAGCTGATCCAGCTCCTCGTCGGGGACCTGGTCGATCCTTGAAATCGGACGGCGGTACTTTTTCGACAGTTGATCGAGCCAGACATACGTATTCTTCGCGAGGATGACGATCCGCGGCATCCAGTCCAGGTCGGCCGTGAAGCGGGCCTGATCGGCCCCTCCGGCGGCATCGGAATTCCACGGGGGATAGTTCGGGACCACGGTGGGTGGACGGGTCCCGCCGGGGGGAAAAAGAGGGTTCGCTTCCTCTTTGAGAAGGTCGCCGGCCCCGAGGAGCTTCGCCAGGAATTTCTCCGACAGCACAAGCCCCCATTGCCGCTTGATAAACTCGAGCTGGCCCTCGAGGCTGTGAGGGCTGGAAAGAATCGGCGCGCGGAGCAGGTCGAAGATGGATTGGTTCCCCGGCCCGAACCGCTTTTCGCCCCGGAAAAAATCCTCGAGCAACGCGGTGACGCGCCGGTACTGGCTTCCCGCTCCGAGCTCTCCGTCGTCGAAGAGCTCCCTGAACGGCTCGAACGCGGGATTCGCATTCGAAAAGTAGAGCAGAATCATCTCCTCGAGAAGCACTTCGGGGTTGGGTTTGGGACCGCTCTTCTCCGAGAGAAATGTCTTGAGGTCTTTCGTCCCCCGGTAGACCTCCCGGGGAGGAAAGAGAGCTCCGAACATCAGCAAGGTCTTCCGGACATTCGTCTCACCGCATTCCTTCTGCAGCGAGGCGAGGGCCCGCGAGAATACGCCCGGGTTTGTCGCTTCCTCGTAGAGGCGAAGGACGTAATGAAAGATCTCATCGATGAGCCCCATCGCGTTGATCTGCCCGGCCTTCACCGCCCGCTCCGGATGGGTCGCCGCTTCCCGCACGGCGTTCATTTTCTGGGCAAAGACCCGCGCCGCCCGGAAATCGGGGAGGATCACGTTCCCGCTGGTCGTGAATAACTCCTGGTCGAACCGGTAGCGATCCCGGGCCGAGGCGAGGATGTGAAATTCGAAGCGCGGACGGAATGTTCCGCGCGAAGCCGGAAGAGCGGGGAATCGGGTGAGCCCAACGAGGAGCCCCTTTTGCCGCCGGTTCTGGTTCACGTCACGTAGACGAACTGTTTGACCCGCAACGCCACCTCTTCCGCCAGCAGGTTTTCGATCCGGTGAACCACGGCATCGGGCGCGCCGTTGGCATACTTCGACTGAAGGCGCATGTCGCACACTTCGTTCACGTAATCGACGACGACGAACTTTTCCTCCCGGGTGACGGCGATTTCCGAGGAGAAGAAATCGAGCCTGCAGACCGACTCGATGGTTCCCATGACGCGACGGAGCTCTTCCAGGCGAAACAGCCGCTCCTCCCCGGCGGTCAACTCCGTATACCGGTGCGTCTGGTCGTCCCACCAGCAGGGAATGACCTCGCCGAACGCGCGGTAGACGCGGAACCATCCCCTCTTTCCGTCAAGCTGCTTGGGAACGATGAACTGCTGCAACAGGTACTTGTCGTTCTTGTGGAGCTGGCGGGCCTCGAGGACGTCGTCGACCGTGCCGGCATCGAGCACGACCCCCGTCCCTCCCCCCGTCGTGTTCGCGGGCTTGATCACGAACGGCCGGCCGAGGTGTTCGAGTTCCGGGCTCTGGAGCGTGATCTCTCTTCGTTCGTGAAACGGCGGAAGAATGATCGTGTAGGGAACCTGCAATCCGTGGGTGATGAATTCAAGGTGCATCGTCGCCTTGTCGATCGCCGGAAGAACGCGCGAGCGCGGGTTGATGAAATAGATCGACGACTCCAGCATGATCTGCACGAGCGGCAGGAAGAGGGAATCGGCGTCCGAGGCCCGGTCGTAAAACGCCTGGAACGAAATCGCCCCCGAGCGCAGCTTCTCCATCGTATCGTTCAGGTTGTGCGGGTCGATCCGGTAGGTGGAAAGGTCCCGCTTGCGGCATTCCCGCTCTATTCCCGCGATGAAATCATCGTCGAACTCCCAGTTCCACGCGATCGCGAGCGAATAGGTTTTCATGTTTGCGCCGCGCCCGTTCATCCTTTCACCATCGCTCCCTGCGTCCTGGCCGGCGCCGACGGCACTGATTGTATCGGCTCGAAATCCCGCAGGGGCATCGTCCCCTTCGCCTGTCGGGCGAAGAAGTAAATATTGCGGAGATGGGTCAGGAAGGCAAGGTCGAACGGGGCTGTGACCGACGGAGCGGAGGGGTTCGAGCCGTACCACCAGAACCAGTCGGAACCCTCGGCCGCATACAATTCCTCCCACGCTTTCCAGGCGTGCCAGGGAGGAGTTCCCTCCCCGGGCGGAGGCGCATCGTAGGGCGGCCGCGCGATTCCGGATTTTTCGAGGTCTTCACGCGCGGTGAGGAGATAACTCCAGGCCCGGTTCTTTTCTTCGCGGCCGATCCAGGTATCGAAGTTTGCGTTGATCCACGACCCCGGGTAGAGCGTCTCGACGGGCTGCATGGATGAAACGGGATGCGGCGGAACGTCCCGGAGCGGATTGCCCGAGATGTACTCCGACATGGTGACGGTCACAAGCGTGCGGTCGGCATAGAGTTCGCTCAACCTGCGATAGAGAGACTTCAAAAATCCTTTCCCGTCGTTTTCGTACTTGTACCATTCCCACGCGTTCTCCCCGTCCAGAATGACCGTCAGGAGGCGGCCGGGCTCTCCCCCGGGGGGCATTCGCTGAAAGACGCCGGAAATGAAATCGTTCGCGGCATCCTCCCCCTGATAGTGCTGGTAGGCGAACCCGATTTTGTCCGACAACTCCGTGTCGCGGAAGACGATCGCCAGGGCAGGCTCTCCCGCCTCCTCTGGGCCGATCCGGTACGGGTAAAACCTGGAGAGACCCGCCGGGGTTGAACGCGCAAGGATTTTTTCATCGGCCGCTATCCATTGAATTCCGTTTTGACTGAAGACCGATGCCGCCTCCTGCGAGACTCCTCCTTCGGCCGGCCACATTCCGAGTGGCTCGCGGCCGAACAGTTCTTTGAAATAGACCACCGCCTTGCCTACCTGCGCCCGGGCATCCTCCGGGTACCGGAAGCGCGGCGGCATCGGATCGTGGGGCTGGCAACTCCTCGCCGCGTCGGAGTCGGCGAGCAGGGGAAGGATCGGATGGTAATATGGCGTCGTCGCAATCTGAATCTGGCCTTTGTGGGAGACCGGATCATACATCAGTTTCTTGTGGACGGGAATGATGTTGGCAAGGATTTTATAAGTTTCGGCCAGGATCCGGTTGCAATCGTCCTCTTCGACGGCCCGTTTGAGGACATAGGTGCCGT
Encoded here:
- a CDS encoding glycoside hydrolase family 57 protein is translated as MADTSQPLYLNIIWHQHQPLYLDPGLDQLQGPWVRTHGTKDYYDMASMLEQFPDVHCTFNLTSSLLQQLRTYYLDRLGPFVDVGKNRVDARKFLARWKGKTDPWIDLLLKPSGQFDQQDRAYLISNPWNALYITEIMLARFPEYRGLKTKALQGPSLTEQDIREIKFWFFLAYFDPDFLERRVDLADGSIVDLTDLVRKQSDGTYVLKRAVEEDDCNRILAETYKILANIIPVHKKLMYDPVSHKGQIQIATTPYYHPILPLLADSDAARSCQPHDPMPPRFRYPEDARAQVGKAVVYFKELFGREPLGMWPAEGGVSQEAASVFSQNGIQWIAADEKILARSTPAGLSRFYPYRIGPEEAGEPALAIVFRDTELSDKIGFAYQHYQGEDAANDFISGVFQRMPPGGEPGRLLTVILDGENAWEWYKYENDGKGFLKSLYRRLSELYADRTLVTVTMSEYISGNPLRDVPPHPVSSMQPVETLYPGSWINANFDTWIGREEKNRAWSYLLTAREDLEKSGIARPPYDAPPPGEGTPPWHAWKAWEELYAAEGSDWFWWYGSNPSAPSVTAPFDLAFLTHLRNIYFFARQAKGTMPLRDFEPIQSVPSAPARTQGAMVKG
- a CDS encoding alpha-amylase family glycosyl hydrolase, giving the protein MNQNRRQKGLLVGLTRFPALPASRGTFRPRFEFHILASARDRYRFDQELFTTSGNVILPDFRAARVFAQKMNAVREAATHPERAVKAGQINAMGLIDEIFHYVLRLYEEATNPGVFSRALASLQKECGETNVRKTLLMFGALFPPREVYRGTKDLKTFLSEKSGPKPNPEVLLEEMILLYFSNANPAFEPFRELFDDGELGAGSQYRRVTALLEDFFRGEKRFGPGNQSIFDLLRAPILSSPHSLEGQLEFIKRQWGLVLSEKFLAKLLGAGDLLKEEANPLFPPGGTRPPTVVPNYPPWNSDAAGGADQARFTADLDWMPRIVILAKNTYVWLDQLSKKYRRPISRIDQVPDEELDQLARWNITGLWLIGIWERSSASQKIKQMTGNPEAVASAYSVYDYEIAAELGGEEAFLNLRHRAWQRGIRMAGDMVPNHMGIYSRWMIEHPDYFIQSEESPFPNYRFSGSNLSEHSGVDIRIEDGYWTRRDAAVVFRRVDTRSGQTRYVYHGNDGTNMPWNDTAQLDFLKSHVREEVIRTILHVARKFSIIRFDAAMTLTRQHFQRLWYPQPGSGGDIPSRSDHAMTKEEFDRMFPVEFWREVVDRINAEMPETLLLAEAFWLLEGYFVRTLGMHRVYNSAFMHMLMGEENAKYRALIKNTLAFNPEILKRYVNFMSNPDEETAIEQFGRDDKYFGVAVMMLTLPGLPMLAHGQIEGFKEKYGMEYKRAYYDETPDEDLVRRHERELFPLMRNRRLFSHVVNFELYDFTGAGGGVNENVFAYSNMDGGDRALICYHNKYEEAAGWIRTAVPKVESSEQESGKRLETRNLAEGLALDTESGVFYLFKDRKSGLEYIRSGRELRDHGLFVRLGAFQYQVFMDFRRVEDHRGEYGVLAAELDGRGVPDLEGSFLDMRLRPVHDAFSLLVGEGNLAWLRALCSGQGMGPGSTEGREALLAAYASFLGVATRFLGDALGEAEALTELGKRLESLEILAGPATEEAGKGGKSRKKSGKKLSPDPLRLIETPEDLALLFAWLVTSGLGRVISPEIIPLESSSIFERLKLEAEIHPLLGEGIHAEGSPGSGHPTVNRLRLLIRFQMTFAQATEEETLGAVKELLDDAAVQSDLRANVYKGVHYYNRESFDSLMDWLFLVGMVIGGSIGAIPVAYAWLLKVKADSERSGYRLEELKGLLLVNDLKEPVAAAGSRSL